The following are encoded together in the Bradymonas sediminis genome:
- a CDS encoding transposase, with protein MAEFEVTIDSKLIQDLFLNDRGIEKLAEVVLNQVLESEMTEHLQAERYEHTDGRQGQRNGHYTRKMTSRVGTLDLRVPRDRDGSFSTAMPSGAKPRVSWRIAPPRSRRS; from the coding sequence ATGGCTGAGTTTGAGGTTACAATCGATAGCAAGCTGATCCAAGACCTATTTTTGAATGACCGCGGCATTGAGAAGCTCGCCGAGGTGGTATTGAACCAGGTGCTTGAATCCGAGATGACTGAGCACCTGCAGGCAGAGCGATATGAGCACACAGACGGGCGCCAGGGCCAGCGAAATGGCCACTATACCCGCAAGATGACCAGCCGCGTGGGCACGCTGGATTTGAGAGTTCCACGGGATCGTGACGGCAGTTTTTCGACCGCGATGCCTTCAGGGGCGAAGCCAAGAGTATCATGGAGAATCG